Proteins encoded within one genomic window of Candidatus Methylomirabilota bacterium:
- a CDS encoding RidA family protein: RVYLVNFQDYAAMNGVYVTYFKAGRLPGRTCVGVTGLALGALVEIDLIVKL; the protein is encoded by the coding sequence CGCGGGTCTACCTCGTGAACTTCCAGGACTACGCGGCGATGAATGGCGTCTATGTCACCTACTTCAAGGCCGGGCGGCTACCCGGTCGCACCTGCGTCGGCGTCACCGGGCTAGCCCTGGGCGCCCTCGTCGAGATCGACCTGATCGTCAAGCTGTAA